In Nitrosophilus labii, the following proteins share a genomic window:
- a CDS encoding flagellar hook-length control protein FliK produces MIHFKPYTEPFEFLFLTKPLGKSISFKTGETIKAEVIDVLPNGAIIARIKDQHVAIKTEIPLQKDTTLLLRVMDSSTTDKKLKLQLIEQSKSSKNLQYIEESIKKLDIKDNKDVIFKIIENSQNRELVLKSLVDKGLLEELNSINNKIKELFSVLKNSEEISTNNLNRISLIFKDIKELNHKNLEEIIKNSGVLFETKLKKFAEKKIDSKTIQSDLKSILYDILQDVKDEKIKEDIHTVLNQIETFQLLSKITESFYTFLPIFWDSLKDGNIAIKKNEEKDHYLCKITLDFQDLGFIDTAVFLYKKDLKIDFFIENPRLKNQIKKNIELLKSELSDEGFLNIFINFSSKKDDNDLEKLLNFKSIVDIKV; encoded by the coding sequence ATGATTCACTTCAAGCCGTATACCGAACCGTTCGAATTTCTTTTTTTAACTAAACCTCTTGGCAAATCAATTAGTTTCAAAACTGGAGAGACTATCAAAGCTGAAGTAATAGATGTTTTGCCAAACGGGGCTATTATAGCTCGTATTAAAGACCAACATGTAGCTATTAAAACGGAAATTCCTCTTCAAAAAGATACTACGCTTCTTCTTAGAGTTATGGATAGCTCCACTACGGATAAAAAGCTAAAACTTCAACTTATAGAACAGTCTAAATCTAGTAAAAATCTTCAATATATAGAAGAGTCAATAAAGAAATTGGATATTAAAGATAATAAAGATGTGATATTTAAAATCATAGAAAATAGCCAAAATAGAGAATTGGTTTTAAAATCATTGGTTGATAAGGGATTGTTAGAAGAGTTAAATAGTATAAACAACAAAATAAAAGAGCTGTTTTCAGTTTTAAAAAATAGTGAAGAGATATCAACAAACAACTTAAATAGAATCAGTTTGATATTTAAAGATATAAAAGAATTAAATCATAAAAATTTGGAAGAGATTATAAAAAATAGCGGGGTATTGTTTGAAACAAAGTTAAAAAAATTTGCTGAAAAAAAAATAGATTCTAAAACAATACAGAGTGATTTAAAATCTATTTTGTATGATATATTGCAAGATGTTAAAGATGAGAAAATAAAAGAAGATATTCATACCGTTTTAAATCAGATAGAGACTTTTCAGCTTTTATCAAAGATAACGGAAAGTTTTTATACCTTTTTACCTATTTTTTGGGATTCCTTAAAAGACGGAAATATCGCTATTAAAAAGAATGAAGAAAAAGATCACTATTTATGTAAAATCACTTTAGATTTCCAAGATTTGGGTTTTATAGATACGGCAGTTTTCCTGTACAAAAAAGATTTAAAAATAGATTTTTTTATAGAAAATCCGAGGCTAAAAAATCAGATCAAAAAAAATATCGAACTTTTGAAATCTGAGTTGAGTGATGAGGGCTTTTTGAATATTTTTATAAATTTTTCATCTAAAAAAGATGATAATGATTTGGAAAAACTTCTTAATTTTAAGTCAATAGTCGATATTAAGGTATAA
- a CDS encoding EscU/YscU/HrcU family type III secretion system export apparatus switch protein: protein MDNLKKEAVALKYNREIDSAPKVIAKGKGVVAQNILEFAKEHNIPIKEDPELVQILSKLEIDKEIPPELYKAVAKILIYIYKSKEKL from the coding sequence ATGGATAATTTAAAAAAAGAGGCCGTTGCTCTAAAATATAATCGTGAAATAGATAGTGCGCCTAAAGTCATAGCCAAGGGTAAAGGAGTTGTCGCTCAAAATATTTTGGAGTTTGCAAAAGAGCATAATATTCCTATCAAAGAAGACCCTGAACTTGTTCAGATTCTTTCAAAATTGGAGATTGATAAGGAGATACCGCCGGAGCTTTATAAAGCAGTTGCAAAGATATTAATATATATCTATAAAAGCAAAGAGAAATTATAG
- the recO gene encoding recombination protein RecO: protein MQGFILKITRAKNEDLIVNILTKKHLYTLYRFYGARHSILNLGYKIDFEIEYSTKAYLPRLRNITHLGYSWLFESQRVILWQQFIQRFFEHLKDLYELDEFYFDILNKSATIWGEQNPKRVAIEKYTTILKKEGRLHRDLNCFICQQKIEKNLSLTRGFLPSHSECIHSDILPRKGIEYLFDENSTLFLEDIYVDKLWNIIMQGF from the coding sequence ATGCAAGGCTTTATCCTAAAAATAACAAGGGCCAAAAACGAAGATCTCATAGTTAATATCTTAACGAAAAAACATTTATATACTCTTTACAGATTTTACGGTGCAAGGCACAGTATATTGAATCTAGGATATAAAATAGATTTTGAGATAGAGTACTCTACAAAAGCTTATCTTCCTAGACTTAGAAATATTACTCACTTAGGATATAGCTGGCTTTTTGAAAGTCAAAGAGTCATTCTTTGGCAGCAGTTTATCCAAAGATTTTTTGAACATCTAAAAGATTTATACGAATTAGACGAGTTTTATTTTGATATTTTAAACAAAAGTGCCACGATATGGGGAGAACAAAATCCAAAAAGAGTAGCTATAGAAAAATATACAACCATTTTAAAAAAAGAGGGAAGATTACATAGAGATTTAAACTGTTTTATATGCCAACAAAAAATAGAAAAAAATCTTTCGTTAACAAGGGGATTTTTACCTTCCCATTCTGAATGTATTCACTCCGATATATTGCCACGAAAAGGAATCGAGTATCTTTTCGATGAAAACTCCACCCTTTTTTTAGAAGATATATATGTTGATAAACTTTGGAATATCATAATGCAGGGATTTTAA
- the gltB gene encoding glutamate synthase large subunit, with product MDILRSYKDNCGFGLLADLYNRPSHKNVLDAIKSLERMMHRGAIAADGKSGDGSGLLFSLPKKFLEKKVAEAGVALPEKYAVAMVFYKNEDNLRVFEEVCEANDLKVLFIREVPVDKSALGDLALKTLPKIVQIFVAPDSLMATKRFEALLYLTRREIENILKDDKDFYIPTFSNRVIAYKGLVMPTYIKKFYPDLEDEDFEASFALFHQRFSTNTLPEWRLAQPFRAIAHNGEINSITANRFNVLAKCEAVKSEVFSDEEMKKILPVMEEGASDSKSLDNFFEFLIVNGMDFFKAARALVPAPWQNAPHMDASLRAYYEYTSTCFEAWDGPAAISMTDGRYIGCVLDRNGLRPAKYIVTNDERLIIASEFGILQIPEENILERGRLQSGEMIALDMKYGKILKNEDINEFLKNSNPYGKWLNENMVYLQEHVDNPFGNLEDYKIEDIVHKQRFYNITHEVIEQVIEPMIKDGKEAVGSMGDDTPLAAFSKYQRSFTDFFKQKFAQVTNPPIDPIREKIVMSLNTGFGEIHNILDESPSHAERLKSVSPILIKEKLDVLISYGDEKHPRFKPNYKVKSFSTAFEKDLKKSLNKLADEVVEAVKKEGIRIVILDDRELDQFKKTIPMAMAIGKINQTLLEEKIRHLVSIIAVTGEVYDSHSAAVMIGYGAAAVYPYLLFATVYENLKKKKDLSAYEIRNEFKNVYKALNGGLLKIMSKMGISTIASYRSSALFDVIGLHESIVEECFKGSYCHLSGLTYEDIEERLETYHKKAYEIDLTRRIFPLELGGFYKYIDKTEYHDFSPNTVNQIHTASITGDKEDFKKLKSMVDGRGFKMIRDFLEFNSDRKPISIDEVEPVQNIFKRFASAAMSLGSISPEAHECIAEAMNKIGGQSNSGEGGEDPARFGTIKNSKIKQIASGRFGVTPAYLRSAEEIQIKIAQGAKPGEGGQLPGHKVTELIAKLRHTIPGVTLISPPPHHDIYSIEDLAQLIFDLKQINPDAQIAVKLVSTAGVGTIATGVAKAYADKIIISGGEGGTGAAPLSSIKFAGNPWELGLAEAHNALKANHLRGFVHLQTDGGLKTGLDIVKAALLGAESYAFGTGVLTILGCKILRVCHLNRCTVGIATQHKFLRDHYVGTVDRLINYFTLLAEDVREILASLGYRSLDEIIGRSDLLKVVDNEFAKKFDFSSVLQRLEGPETCQVKANEPFDKNEYEKEILKEVYPAIENPEVNVRVRKKIENINRSFGARISGEIAKYYGDAGLKEDAIKIELEGVAGQSLGAFLINGVTIHLTGAANDYVGKGMNGGKIVITGKKHRENFSLAGNTCLYGATGGKLFVAGSVGERFAVRNSGALAVVEGTGDHACEYMTGGIVVVLGKTGINFGAGMTGGLAFVYDIEHEFVEKINQELIEARRIDTDEFDEARHYLKRLLKIYYAETKSEKARKILDNFRMELRNFWMVRPKELTKVPLNLEEGE from the coding sequence ATGGATATTCTAAGAAGTTACAAAGACAACTGTGGATTCGGACTACTTGCCGATTTGTACAACAGGCCGAGCCACAAAAATGTTTTGGATGCGATAAAGTCATTGGAAAGAATGATGCACAGAGGCGCTATCGCAGCTGACGGAAAAAGCGGCGATGGTAGCGGACTTCTCTTTTCTCTTCCTAAAAAATTTTTAGAAAAAAAAGTTGCAGAAGCCGGTGTAGCGCTTCCGGAAAAATATGCAGTAGCTATGGTTTTTTATAAAAATGAAGATAATCTAAGAGTTTTTGAAGAGGTGTGCGAAGCAAACGACCTTAAAGTTTTATTTATAAGAGAAGTTCCGGTAGATAAAAGCGCTTTAGGCGACTTAGCTTTAAAAACCCTTCCAAAAATAGTTCAGATTTTTGTAGCGCCTGATTCTTTAATGGCAACCAAGAGATTTGAGGCTTTACTTTATTTGACCAGAAGAGAGATCGAAAATATTTTAAAAGATGATAAAGATTTTTATATTCCTACGTTTTCAAACAGAGTGATAGCCTATAAAGGGCTGGTTATGCCTACATATATTAAAAAGTTTTATCCAGATCTCGAAGATGAGGATTTTGAAGCTAGTTTCGCACTTTTTCACCAAAGATTTTCTACAAACACACTTCCTGAATGGAGACTTGCTCAGCCCTTTAGAGCAATTGCGCATAACGGTGAGATCAACTCTATAACCGCAAATAGATTTAACGTTTTGGCTAAATGTGAAGCCGTAAAAAGTGAAGTTTTCAGCGACGAAGAGATGAAAAAGATTTTACCGGTTATGGAAGAGGGGGCGAGCGATAGCAAAAGTTTGGATAATTTCTTTGAATTTTTAATAGTAAACGGTATGGATTTTTTCAAAGCGGCGAGAGCTTTGGTTCCAGCGCCTTGGCAAAACGCCCCTCATATGGATGCGAGTCTTAGGGCTTATTATGAATATACTAGTACCTGTTTTGAGGCTTGGGACGGACCTGCCGCGATTAGTATGACGGACGGGAGATATATAGGATGTGTTCTAGATAGAAACGGACTTAGACCCGCCAAATATATAGTTACTAATGATGAAAGACTGATTATAGCTAGTGAATTTGGTATTTTGCAGATTCCGGAAGAGAATATTTTAGAAAGAGGCAGACTCCAAAGCGGTGAGATGATCGCTTTAGATATGAAATATGGAAAGATTCTTAAAAACGAGGATATAAACGAGTTTTTAAAAAATTCAAACCCATACGGCAAATGGTTAAACGAAAATATGGTATATCTTCAAGAGCATGTGGATAATCCTTTCGGAAATCTTGAAGATTATAAGATAGAAGATATTGTTCATAAACAGAGATTTTACAATATAACGCATGAAGTCATAGAACAAGTTATAGAGCCTATGATAAAAGACGGTAAAGAGGCGGTAGGCTCTATGGGTGACGATACGCCATTGGCTGCTTTTAGTAAATACCAAAGAAGCTTTACCGACTTTTTTAAGCAAAAATTTGCTCAAGTAACAAACCCGCCGATAGATCCTATAAGAGAAAAAATAGTTATGAGTCTCAATACCGGTTTTGGTGAGATTCATAATATCTTAGACGAGAGTCCTAGCCATGCCGAAAGATTAAAGTCCGTTTCACCTATATTGATCAAAGAGAAACTAGACGTACTTATCTCTTACGGCGATGAAAAACATCCTAGATTTAAGCCAAATTATAAAGTAAAAAGTTTTTCTACCGCTTTTGAAAAAGATTTGAAAAAATCGTTAAACAAGCTCGCCGATGAAGTTGTCGAAGCCGTTAAAAAGGAAGGAATAAGAATAGTTATTTTAGATGATAGAGAACTTGATCAGTTCAAAAAGACTATCCCTATGGCTATGGCTATAGGCAAAATAAACCAAACACTTCTTGAAGAAAAAATCAGACATTTAGTTTCTATCATAGCCGTAACGGGAGAAGTATATGATTCGCATTCGGCTGCGGTTATGATAGGATACGGCGCGGCGGCGGTTTATCCGTATCTTTTGTTTGCTACCGTTTATGAGAATTTGAAAAAGAAAAAAGATTTAAGCGCTTATGAGATAAGAAACGAGTTTAAAAACGTATATAAAGCTTTAAACGGCGGTTTACTCAAAATTATGTCCAAAATGGGTATCAGTACGATAGCCTCTTATAGAAGTAGCGCGCTTTTTGATGTTATCGGACTTCATGAGAGTATCGTTGAAGAGTGTTTTAAAGGTTCATACTGTCATCTAAGCGGATTGACGTATGAAGATATCGAAGAGAGACTTGAAACTTATCATAAAAAAGCATACGAGATAGATTTGACTAGGAGGATTTTCCCGCTAGAACTCGGAGGCTTTTATAAATATATCGATAAGACCGAGTATCATGACTTTTCGCCAAATACCGTCAATCAGATCCATACCGCTTCCATAACCGGAGACAAAGAGGATTTTAAAAAGTTAAAGAGTATGGTTGATGGACGCGGTTTTAAGATGATTAGAGATTTTTTAGAGTTTAACAGCGATAGAAAACCTATAAGTATTGATGAGGTTGAACCTGTTCAAAATATTTTTAAAAGATTTGCAAGCGCGGCTATGAGTCTTGGTTCTATCAGTCCCGAAGCTCACGAATGTATAGCGGAAGCCATGAACAAAATCGGCGGTCAAAGCAACTCAGGCGAGGGAGGTGAAGACCCGGCAAGATTTGGAACCATAAAAAACTCCAAAATCAAACAGATAGCTTCAGGTAGATTTGGCGTGACTCCCGCTTATCTTAGAAGTGCCGAAGAGATTCAGATAAAAATTGCGCAAGGTGCAAAACCGGGTGAGGGTGGTCAGCTTCCCGGACACAAGGTAACGGAGCTTATCGCAAAACTTAGACATACAATCCCGGGAGTAACTCTCATATCTCCTCCGCCTCATCACGATATTTATTCTATCGAGGATTTGGCACAGTTGATTTTTGATCTAAAACAGATAAATCCAGACGCCCAAATAGCGGTTAAACTCGTCTCAACGGCAGGTGTTGGTACGATAGCTACAGGCGTGGCAAAAGCTTACGCGGATAAGATCATCATCTCTGGAGGTGAAGGCGGAACGGGTGCGGCTCCTCTTAGCTCGATAAAATTTGCGGGCAATCCTTGGGAACTAGGACTAGCTGAAGCGCATAACGCGCTAAAAGCCAACCATTTAAGAGGTTTTGTGCATCTTCAAACGGATGGAGGATTAAAAACAGGTCTCGATATAGTCAAAGCCGCCCTTTTAGGAGCCGAAAGTTACGCTTTTGGAACCGGTGTACTGACAATACTAGGATGTAAAATACTTAGAGTATGCCATCTAAACAGATGTACGGTAGGTATAGCGACTCAGCATAAATTTTTAAGAGACCATTATGTGGGAACCGTAGATAGACTAATCAACTATTTTACTCTATTGGCTGAAGACGTTAGAGAGATTTTGGCCTCTTTAGGGTATAGAAGTTTAGATGAGATTATCGGCAGAAGCGATCTTTTAAAAGTTGTGGATAATGAGTTTGCCAAAAAATTTGACTTTAGCTCGGTATTGCAAAGGCTTGAGGGTCCTGAAACTTGCCAAGTTAAGGCAAACGAGCCTTTTGACAAAAACGAATATGAAAAAGAGATACTAAAAGAGGTTTATCCTGCTATCGAAAATCCTGAGGTAAATGTTAGAGTAAGAAAGAAAATCGAAAATATCAACAGAAGTTTTGGTGCTAGGATTAGCGGCGAGATTGCTAAATATTACGGTGATGCCGGACTTAAAGAAGATGCTATAAAGATTGAACTTGAAGGTGTAGCGGGACAATCTTTGGGAGCCTTCTTAATAAACGGCGTAACGATTCACTTAACTGGCGCTGCTAACGATTATGTCGGAAAAGGTATGAACGGCGGAAAAATAGTGATAACCGGTAAAAAACATAGGGAAAATTTCTCATTAGCCGGAAATACCTGTCTATATGGAGCTACGGGAGGGAAACTTTTCGTAGCTGGAAGCGTAGGAGAGAGATTTGCCGTAAGAAACTCAGGGGCTTTAGCCGTCGTCGAAGGAACTGGTGATCACGCCTGCGAATATATGACGGGAGGAATAGTTGTAGTTCTTGGAAAAACCGGAATCAATTTTGGTGCAGGTATGACTGGAGGATTAGCTTTTGTTTACGATATAGAGCATGAGTTTGTGGAAAAAATAAATCAAGAACTTATAGAAGCAAGAAGAATAGATACTGACGAGTTCGATGAAGCAAGGCACTATCTAAAAAGACTTTTAAAAATATACTATGCCGAGACTAAGAGCGAAAAGGCTAGAAAAATACTTGATAATTTTAGAATGGAACTTAGAAATTTCTGGATGGTACGACCTAAAGAGTTGACGAAAGTACCTCTAAACCTTGAGGAAGGGGAATAA
- a CDS encoding glutamate synthase subunit beta, which translates to MQSFIFTERVDPKKRAINERIKDFSEIYEVYNPNEASLQSERCVQCGDPYCHNRCPLHNFIPHWLKAVAEGDLELAFKLSNDSSPFPEVMGRICPHDRLCEGHCTLNEGYGAVTIGPVETYISEEGFKRGLRPEFPGITTDKKVAIIGSGPAGLSAATFLLRAGIEPHVYEKEDRAGGLLTYGIPGFKLDKRVIQRRIDWMIEAGMKLYLNTEVGKDITFDYLLENYDAVFIGIGAKKSRMPGIAGENAKGAMPAMKFLVNIQRKLFGDDYDTSINVKDKTVVVVGGGDTAMDCVRTSIREGAKKVICAYRRDVKSMPGSRKEYQNAVEEGGEFIFNVAPKEVLTNEEGRVIGLKMVKTIVSGKKLEEIKGSEFRLDADVVIFALGFSNTPLEFLSKNGIETNEWGAIIVDENYETTKPGVFAGGDCYRGADLVVTAAYDGREAAKAIIKKILE; encoded by the coding sequence ATGCAGAGTTTTATTTTTACTGAAAGAGTTGATCCGAAAAAGAGAGCAATAAACGAAAGAATAAAAGATTTCAGCGAAATTTACGAAGTTTACAATCCTAACGAGGCCTCGTTACAGTCTGAGAGATGTGTTCAGTGCGGAGATCCCTACTGTCACAATAGATGTCCTTTGCACAACTTTATACCTCACTGGTTAAAAGCGGTAGCAGAGGGTGATTTGGAGTTGGCTTTTAAACTTTCTAACGACTCTTCACCGTTTCCTGAAGTTATGGGAAGAATCTGCCCGCATGATAGACTTTGCGAAGGTCACTGTACGTTAAATGAAGGTTACGGAGCCGTTACTATAGGACCTGTTGAGACATATATAAGCGAAGAGGGTTTCAAACGTGGTTTAAGGCCGGAGTTTCCTGGAATCACTACAGATAAAAAAGTTGCTATTATAGGTTCGGGACCTGCCGGGCTTTCCGCCGCTACGTTTTTGTTGAGAGCGGGTATAGAGCCTCATGTATATGAAAAAGAGGATCGTGCAGGCGGACTTTTAACGTATGGAATCCCTGGTTTTAAACTTGATAAAAGAGTAATTCAAAGAAGAATAGATTGGATGATAGAAGCGGGGATGAAGCTCTATCTAAATACTGAGGTAGGAAAAGATATCACTTTTGATTATCTTTTAGAAAATTATGATGCGGTTTTTATAGGTATAGGTGCTAAAAAATCTAGAATGCCGGGAATAGCCGGTGAAAACGCAAAAGGCGCTATGCCGGCAATGAAATTTTTGGTAAATATACAAAGAAAGCTTTTCGGTGACGATTACGATACCTCTATAAATGTAAAAGATAAAACTGTTGTTGTTGTGGGTGGTGGTGACACGGCTATGGACTGTGTCAGAACTTCCATAAGAGAAGGGGCTAAAAAGGTTATCTGTGCATATAGAAGAGACGTAAAGAGTATGCCAGGAAGTAGAAAAGAGTATCAAAATGCCGTAGAAGAGGGCGGAGAGTTTATCTTTAACGTGGCTCCAAAAGAGGTTTTAACTAATGAAGAGGGTAGGGTTATAGGCCTTAAAATGGTTAAAACTATTGTTAGCGGCAAAAAACTGGAAGAGATAAAAGGAAGTGAATTTAGATTGGATGCGGATGTTGTTATTTTTGCTCTTGGATTTTCAAACACTCCTTTGGAGTTTCTATCAAAAAACGGAATAGAGACTAATGAATGGGGAGCGATTATCGTAGATGAAAATTATGAAACTACAAAGCCCGGAGTGTTTGCCGGCGGCGATTGTTATAGAGGGGCGGATTTAGTAGTTACGGCCGCGTATGATGGCCGTGAAGCAGCTAAAGCGATAATCAAAAAGATTTTAGAGTAG
- a CDS encoding inositol monophosphatase family protein has translation MIEKFFKDCKEASKKIYTLIQNGLSDSYLEYTTIGAGGDRSLKIDLYAEKIFCDYLKKYGKIVSEESGIVGEGENEIILDPIDGSDNLFSGFPYYGSSIALKKDEKTLFSFIVNFANGDFFIKSENFYKKGSLLYEGLKDVRIVKRGKIGLFEKAYANPELVKYFKEANIKFRTPGAVALSLAYAHNVEFVLFAGKIREYDIAAGLHQCEDLNLFYNKDYILVSKNVELFDKIKGILFKG, from the coding sequence TTGATAGAAAAATTTTTTAAAGATTGCAAAGAGGCTAGCAAAAAGATATATACTCTTATACAAAACGGTTTAAGTGATTCATATCTTGAATACACCACTATCGGAGCCGGAGGAGATAGAAGCTTAAAAATAGATCTTTATGCTGAGAAGATATTTTGTGACTATCTAAAAAAATATGGCAAAATTGTATCTGAAGAGAGTGGAATTGTGGGAGAGGGTGAAAATGAAATCATCCTCGACCCAATTGACGGAAGCGACAATCTTTTTTCTGGTTTTCCTTATTATGGTTCTTCTATAGCTTTAAAAAAAGATGAAAAAACCTTGTTTTCATTTATAGTTAATTTTGCTAACGGAGATTTTTTTATAAAAAGTGAAAATTTTTATAAAAAAGGCTCCTTGCTTTATGAAGGTTTAAAAGATGTTAGGATTGTAAAAAGAGGAAAAATAGGGCTATTTGAAAAAGCGTACGCCAATCCTGAATTGGTTAAATATTTCAAAGAAGCCAATATCAAGTTTAGAACTCCTGGAGCCGTAGCTCTTTCTTTAGCTTATGCCCATAATGTAGAGTTTGTTTTGTTTGCAGGGAAGATAAGAGAGTATGATATAGCAGCCGGTCTTCATCAGTGTGAAGATTTAAATCTGTTTTATAATAAAGATTATATTTTAGTTAGTAAAAATGTAGAGTTATTTGATAAGATAAAAGGAATACTTTTTAAAGGATGA
- the accD gene encoding acetyl-CoA carboxylase, carboxyltransferase subunit beta — MKFSSFFEKIRKSQPTKAEQPSHWIKCPECNALMYYKEVINRKHVCPKCGYHFRIGAVERIEILCDEGTFVEHDANLEPMDRLKFVDKKSYKKRIEENKKKTDRNSSTISGTCKIEGVETELVVFDFAFMGGSLGSVEGEKIVRAVNRAIERRNPLVIVSASGGARMQESTFSLMQMSKTSAALARLDNEKLPFISVLTDPTMGGVSASFAMLGDIIMAEPGALIGFAGQRVIKQTIGADLPEGFQRSEFLLEHGLIDMIVDRNDMKRTIADLLKYFMDAKTKTGEL; from the coding sequence GTGAAATTTAGCAGTTTCTTTGAAAAGATTAGAAAGTCTCAGCCTACCAAGGCCGAACAGCCTAGTCACTGGATAAAATGTCCAGAGTGTAACGCTTTGATGTATTATAAAGAGGTAATAAACAGAAAACATGTTTGCCCTAAATGCGGTTACCATTTTAGAATAGGGGCCGTTGAGAGAATCGAGATCTTATGTGATGAAGGAACTTTTGTAGAACATGATGCAAATCTTGAACCTATGGATCGTTTAAAGTTTGTAGATAAGAAAAGCTATAAAAAAAGAATAGAAGAGAATAAAAAGAAAACAGATAGAAACAGCTCTACAATAAGCGGAACTTGCAAGATTGAGGGAGTTGAAACGGAACTTGTAGTTTTTGATTTTGCTTTTATGGGAGGAAGCTTAGGTTCCGTTGAAGGCGAAAAGATAGTAAGAGCGGTAAATAGAGCCATAGAGAGAAGAAACCCTCTAGTTATAGTTAGCGCTAGCGGGGGAGCTAGGATGCAAGAGAGTACTTTTAGCCTTATGCAGATGAGTAAAACCAGTGCGGCACTTGCTAGGTTGGACAATGAAAAACTTCCCTTTATTTCCGTGTTGACGGATCCTACCATGGGTGGAGTAAGCGCATCTTTCGCGATGCTTGGAGATATCATTATGGCTGAACCTGGAGCTTTGATAGGTTTTGCGGGACAAAGAGTTATAAAACAGACGATTGGCGCAGATTTACCGGAAGGTTTTCAAAGGTCAGAGTTTTTACTAGAACACGGTCTTATAGATATGATCGTAGATAGAAACGATATGAAAAGAACGATAGCTGATCTTTTAAAATATTTTATGGACGCTAAAACAAAAACCGGAGAATTATAA
- a CDS encoding thiamine phosphate synthase: MTKIYGLCDKELLDYFEISLEEYVKIAHFYDVEWIQYRDKKSDIEQKRENLKLLKKIWSKTLIVNDHIELAQFADGIHLGQEDFLSFLESFGFRSRYEAVKALRKIVGKKVIGLSTHNEEEIKEANILDLDYIGLGAYRHSGTKQVENILGDRVKELVKISRHPVAVIGGVRVYDNISSATFKVIGSDLFKKWLTFS, from the coding sequence TTGACAAAAATTTACGGACTTTGCGACAAAGAGCTTTTGGACTATTTTGAAATCTCTTTGGAAGAGTACGTAAAAATTGCACATTTTTACGATGTTGAGTGGATTCAATACAGAGATAAAAAATCTGATATAGAGCAAAAGAGAGAGAACTTAAAACTTTTAAAAAAGATTTGGTCTAAGACTTTGATTGTCAATGACCATATAGAGTTAGCACAGTTTGCTGACGGGATACATTTGGGACAAGAAGATTTTTTAAGTTTTTTAGAAAGTTTTGGTTTTAGAAGCAGATATGAAGCCGTAAAGGCGCTAAGAAAGATTGTGGGTAAAAAAGTTATAGGTCTTTCTACTCATAATGAGGAAGAGATAAAAGAGGCAAATATTTTGGATTTGGATTATATAGGACTTGGCGCATATAGACACAGCGGTACTAAACAAGTAGAAAATATTCTAGGCGATAGGGTGAAGGAATTGGTAAAAATCTCCAGACATCCGGTAGCTGTGATAGGAGGAGTTAGAGTATATGACAATATTAGCTCAGCCACTTTTAAGGTGATCGGCTCAGATCTTTTTAAAAAATGGCTTACTTTTAGTTAA
- a CDS encoding 23S rRNA (pseudouridine(1915)-N(3))-methyltransferase RlmH: MHKIDIYMISKKDDKCYESISKEFLKMSKKYASIELHTIFNKKINQAQSKTEKEAKKSYTEALEPFLKNGYNIALDPLGVELDSIEFAKMMKNSPKINFFIGGAYGFEEEFLKMCDKSISLSRLTFSHKIAKLVLLEQIYRAFTIINLHPYHK, encoded by the coding sequence TTGCATAAAATAGATATATATATGATTTCAAAAAAAGATGACAAATGTTATGAAAGTATAAGTAAAGAGTTTTTGAAAATGAGCAAAAAATACGCCTCCATAGAACTTCATACAATCTTTAACAAAAAGATAAACCAAGCACAAAGTAAAACCGAAAAAGAGGCTAAAAAAAGTTATACGGAAGCTTTAGAACCTTTTTTGAAAAACGGCTACAACATCGCTTTGGATCCTCTAGGAGTAGAGCTTGATAGCATTGAGTTTGCAAAAATGATGAAAAATTCTCCTAAGATCAACTTTTTCATAGGTGGTGCATACGGTTTTGAGGAGGAGTTTTTAAAAATGTGCGATAAAAGTATAAGTCTTAGTAGACTTACTTTTAGCCATAAAATAGCTAAACTTGTTCTTTTGGAACAGATTTACAGAGCTTTTACTATAATAAACTTACATCCATATCATAAATAA